GCCTGATATATGTGAAGGACTTAATAGGCTATATTCTACCAAAATCTGAGTAGGCCTCAAAACTTTAAGTCCTATAAAAGTTGTAATGAAACAAGTAAACAGACATAATTACAGTGGTGGACATTAtaactgcatttttaaataatgttcaaagtttgtttttatatgtttgtctTGATTTTTCCCAAATGTAATGAAATAACATTACAGACAACATCATCTAAAAAgttactgtatttatttgttgatgATAAAATGCACAACTAGCACATATCCATGATACGCCTCATGCTCATGAACCTCGTGCCTCCATATCCCATCTCCCTGAAGCTCCTGTACTCTCCGGGCCTCAGGTACATCATCCTGCCTCTGTAGTGGGGCTGCTCGTACATCAGCCAGTGGCCGTCCATCACGTTGCAGGACATGCAGTCGGACATACGGTAGCGGTCCATGATGGAGTCACAGTCGTCCATCAGCTCATACATCTGACCACCAAAGTTCTCCCTCTCGTAGATTCTCATCCTAAACTGGCCTCTgtgctgtttaaataaagaaaacatattaaatgtccagttttctgtttggacTTGTATTAGAACATGAAGGCATAGCATATTGCTTTATACCTACCATTGGGATCATACGGCAAGACCTGATTGCACCACTCCATCCCATCATGCTCATGTAGTCAGCATACTCGCCTCTCCTCATGAAATACTGGTTTCCCATATAGTTGGGACGGTCATAAACCATAAAGCAGCCGCTCTCCACCCTGCAGGAGTGACACCTGCTCAGGTAGGAGGACATGTCGGCGCAGTCGCTCATGCACTCATAGGAGCGACCCTGGAAGTTCCTGTCCTCGTAGAAGGTGATCTGAAAGACATATTGAAGGGTTTTAAAGACCAAAGTCAAAAGCTAACTCTGCTTGTAATAGAACTGACTTAAGCTAATGTTGATGTAGTGCTCCATCCTGGTGCTTACCTTGCCCATGTTgcttgtggtggtttatcagaTCACTCCACTCAGAGAATTGCTGTTGAAATGATGCCCAGTCTGTCTGAACTCCTTACATTTATACCTGGCCATAGACAAAGACTGTTTGCCCCTCTTTTGTGTAAAGTCCTGACCTTGCAAACTACAGTAGAAGCCTATAGAGTTTAGAGCTGTTTACCCATATACCAACTAGGTCATAACCTCTGGATAGAATTTTCctttcaaaacatattttttgtttaaaaatacagaatataGAATTAAATATACTTTAGATTACTGCAATCAAACTATAGAAAAATGTTACAAGTACCAATGTTAGCCCAGAAAACATGTCATTTATTGCTGAATTTCCCTTTAACCACtgctatctatctatctatctatctatctatctatctatctatctatctatctatctatctatctatctatctatctatctatctatctagaaTGTACTGTGTTGGATAGAAGATAAACCCAGGTGACCTTAGTGATAGAATTGAATAAAATccttcaaaatataaaaataaaatgtatttattgtcaCTGTAAATAATACAATGAAATTGCAACATGCCTGTCACAGTGGTACTGAAATACTAAAAGAAATGAAGTTTTGCCCAGTCAATGTTGGTGTTTGTTTAGAGACTTGATGGCTTTgggaaaaaactgtttaagAGTCTGTTAGTGCTTGTTTTTACAGACCTGCAGTGGATTCCTGAAGGGAGCAATTTAAAGTGGAAGTGTCTAGGATGCGAATAAtcttttgtgatgtttttaccTTGGCTAAGGAAGCTGATGTTGTCTTTTAGTCTTTTATGCAGTTTTGAGCTCGACTACACTAAAAGACTTTATTCTGTgtcatttaaatcaaaagaaTCCATGTCTAACAATCtaaacttttagagtcagaAGCTAATCTGAAAATTAAGTTTGACTGTGTTTTCAGACAGTGGGTTATCTGTCAGGTTTAAATGTACACTCTGTAATATTTAAAGAGCAGGGATACAAGTGCATGGCTACAAAAAGAAAGCAcctgctgaaaaaaataaaacactgtctATGGGCACtttttgaataaacacaaacagtagACACGGGGCTGCATTTTGGTTTACATGAGGTGTTGTTTCAGGAAGCTTGTATTCCAACGCAGAAACAATTCTGATATACTTTAATGATACCATTATAGTTTGGATAGTTTtcaggatatatatatatatatataggtcaaaaaaacaatcagtgacaaaacaatctttttaatataaagattgaaatatttttcttacatATGTAAGACGTTTgatataaactttttattaaatctttaatgTATGCAAGAAACATATTTCTCCCAAAAAATGGTTAGAGCACAATAAAGATGATGACATGGAAGAAACTACAGAGTTCACTTGAAAAAACCTGTTAACACctgatcatttttcttttttacagttttaatagTTACTGGAATGAGGCTGCAGTGGCTCGATGGTCAGTGGCGTGATCTTGTAATCCTGAAGTTgcaggttgtggcaggaagggcatccggcgtactacaattgccaaatctttcatgcaagtatgctcgctgtggcaacccctgaagaagggagcagctgaaagaacttacCTTTTAATAGTTACTGGAATCCCATCCACCCATATATCATCTGTCGCTTGTTCCGGAGTCGGGTGATGGGGGCAATAGCTTAAGCAAGGAAGCccagttttaaacacaatggaaggatttgaaatgttaaaagtatataaatatgtaaaagaaatCACCCATCTCAGTGATGGAAGTGGTTgcagaaacacttcaaaatcaGAGGGGCTAGAAAGGGGTGGAAATTCTGGGCATGTTGCAGACATAATATTAAGCTTCAAGGTTTCTAATAAAATAACGTTTAGGGagagaaaatatatttagtaGCTTTTCTCAAGAAATTTTGAGATGAATGGGAGATTGGATGTTGACCAGAGCTCCTGAATGAAGATCAGGTTCTttagtaaaggtttaattagaGCTGCATTAAAGGCCTATGGTACGTAACCATTCATTAAAGACAGATTAGgcagatccaaaatggggatattaattAAGGGAAacacctctttgaacagtctggttgggatgggatcaACCCTGGGTTGTCAGTAATTTGGATGCCTAACAAAATCAGCTAAATTCCTAGAAAGAAGAGTGGCTCCATCGAAAGTGGATTGAATCCCATCTATCCCCATCAGACCAGGTTTTCCCCAAAATGCACTCCAATCTGTGTAGCCCACATTGCTTTAAGGACACCGCCTGGACAGCCAGCGGTCGAACAACGACATGCTAAACATGTCATCGCTCGTCAGGTTGGGAAGGGGACCAGAGAAAACAGCAGGGGGCTGGGGTTCCAGCAACTACGTCAGCGAGCGCAGAGGTCTTCACTTCTTGTGAAGAATAAATCTAgctaagttatttttttctcgtttgagataaatggcttccttcactcccctctcaaaccatctgtcatTTCTGTTCAAagtatgaacattttggtcgtCAAACAGTGTCTCTTATCCTTTTAATGTGTAGGTGAACAGCGGAGTCTTGTCCTGAAAAGGTGCTCTCTTGTGTTGAGCcatagaggtctgaacattcctcgctgcactgaactgcagacacaacatcgctcagtttgggtttggatGTTTTGTCCATAGGATGAACCAGcttctgtctgagagtcctgttagGTTCTAAATATACGGGGATGtcgtgtttggagaaaatcatTCCGAGTTTCTGAGATACTCTAGCAACATAAGGGATCACAATGTTTTTCCGTCTGttcttctccttgttctgtAGCATGTTTTCTAGATTTCCTcactgacttgacaaaagcccagtcCACATGCTTATCCATCTGGACTGGGCTTACCCACATGCtatccacatgtttggagagcttttatgatgtgtttctgtgaacCTTTCTTCTATGAACCTTTAGGCTGATGCAAAGTTGGTTAAACAATCTTCATTTCAACCTGATGCTTCCTGATTAGTCTGACAATCAGGCAGAAATTT
This genomic stretch from Kryptolebias marmoratus isolate JLee-2015 linkage group LG6, ASM164957v2, whole genome shotgun sequence harbors:
- the LOC108238860 gene encoding gamma-crystallin M3, encoding MGKITFYEDRNFQGRSYECMSDCADMSSYLSRCHSCRVESGCFMVYDRPNYMGNQYFMRRGEYADYMSMMGWSGAIRSCRMIPMHRGQFRMRIYERENFGGQMYELMDDCDSIMDRYRMSDCMSCNVMDGHWLMYEQPHYRGRMMYLRPGEYRSFREMGYGGTRFMSMRRIMDMC